ACAGGGCGCCGCCGGTCGCCGCCTCGCTGGGCACGGCCAGCACTGCCACGTCACCGTTTCGCGCCTCGATTGCGCGGTCGTCGCACGACGTCGGTCCACAGAGGCGCAGCTTCACCTGCGCCGGCGCGGCCGCTTCGAAGCGCACCGCCACCGCGCGGTATGGAATCGAATCGGCGGCAAGCGGAATCGCCACCGTGCGCTCCGCCTCGAGCAGCACCTCGACCTGGGAGCCCGCGATCGCAACCGCGCGGCGCCCCTTGGGCCGCTGATGCAGATCCAGGGCGAAGAGACCGCAAGCCCATGCCACCGGCGCGACGACGAGCGCGGTCGCGCCTGCCCGCCTGGCGAGACTCAAGGTTGGTGTGATCGTCGTCACGCGTAGTAGCGGACCAGAGCGCGCGCGACCGCCGCCGCGTCGATCAGCAGGAGCAGCGGTGCGAACGCCCAGGCGCCGTCCATCCACGCTCCGAGCCGGCGGGACAGCGCGCGCAACCCGATGACCAGGCCGAGCGCCTGCAGCGGAAACAAGGGCAGGAGGTAACGTCCCTGGATCAGCCCCATGCCCATTTTGCGGACGATGATCAGCTCCATCGCGTGCAGGGCGACGAGGACGAGTGCAGTCCCTCCCGCGGCGAGCCACGCCACCGCATGCTCACGGGCATCCAGGCGCCGCCAGGCCAGCGCGAACCCTACCACCGCCAGCAGGACGCTGAGCGCCAGGGCGCGGTAATAGTCGTCGTGAATCCAGGTATCAAGCCATCCCCAGCACATCCAGAAGGTCTTGTGCCAGATGACGTACAGGCGATCCGGAGTCATGGTCCACGCCATGATCTCGCCGTAGGACAGCGGGTGCGGCGTGGACGGCAAGTTCTCCGCGACGCGAGCGCGGATCGACCAGGCGACGATCGACACCGCCGCCGGAGCGAGCGCTGCCGCGGCGCGGAGCCAGGATCCGAGGCGCCGCGGGCCGAGGACGAGGGCGACCGCGACTCCCAGTACAGGGAGAATGAACGCGAAGAGCGGCTTCGAGAGACCACCGGCCACCGTGGCTGCGACGAGGAGAAGGTATGCTCGCCGGCTCCCTCCCTCGCGCGCGAGCAACGCCACCGCCGCGAACGCGCCGGTCGCGCAGGCGATCAGGGCAGCATCGTTGTTCACCACCGCGGAGAGATGCGCGATCATGGGCTGCGCCGGCACGATGATGCCCAGCAATGCCCCGTCGCGGACCCGTCCAGACCAGGCGACACCCAGGAGGAATGCGAGACAGGCGGTAACGACTCCCCATCCCACCGAGGCAAGGCGCGCAGCGAAGAGCCGCTGCAGATACGGCGCGTGGCGCGCGAGACGGTACGCTCCGGCCGCGGGCGCGTAATAGAGCGGCGGATAGGTGGACGCGGGGCCGCAACCGGTCGTGGCACGCGACGAGGGCTGATCGGGATCCGGCGCAACGAATGCCGACAACGGCGGCATCGGTCGTTCCGGCCGGAACTTGATCGGGTCGTTCAGGGTCGCCGTGAGCGCCCGGTTCTCGGCGCTGTACCCCCCGCAAACGGACTTCGGGATGGGGAGGCGCAAATCCTCTCCCAGCCGCTGGACGTAGTCGAAGTGCGCCGGCTCGTCGGGGCCATTGAACGGTGGAATGAGGCCGGCGAGCAGGACGCCCCGTGCGAACGTGAGGAATGCCACGAAGCCGAGCCACAGCCTCCACGATCCATTCGCGCTCATCGGTTTCGCAGCGAAGCCTCTGCGCGGCTCCGTGTAGCACACACCCGCCGCGTTCTGGTAGCTGAAGACGGAATGATGAAGTTCACCGTCGTCACTCCCTCTTTCAACCAGGCGCGGTACCTGGAACGAACCATCGAGAGCGTGCTGTCCCAGCGCGGCGACTTCGAGCTCGAGTACCTGGTGGTGGACGGCGGTTCGTCGGATGGGAGCGTCGACATCCTGCGCCGCTACCAGGGCCGCCTGTGGTGGGTCTCGGAGCCCGACCGCGGCCAGTCGCACGCCATCAACAAAGGGCTGGCGAGGGCGACGGGCAGCGTCCTCGCCTGGCTCAACTCCGACGACACCTACGAGCTGGGTGCGCTCGACCGGGTCGCCCGCACGTTTCGCGACACCGGCGCGCGCTGGTGCTTCGGCGAGTGCCGCATCGTCGATGAACAGGATCGCGAGATCCGCCGAGCCATCCGCTGGTACAAGCGACGACTCGGGCGCCAGTACAGCCTCGGGCGGCTGCTTACGAAGGACCTCGTCCCGCAACCCGCGACCTTCTTTCGCCGCGACCTGTTCCTCGAGGCCGGGCCCGTCGACGAGGCCTACCACCTGGCCATGGACTATGACCTGTGGCTGCGGTTCGCCCGCATCGCAGAACCAGCCTTCATCCCGGAGGCGCTGGCGACGTTCCGCTGGCACGATACGTCGAAGAGCGGCGGGCGCTACGCCGACGCTGCATGGGAGGCTTACGGAATTGCCCGGCGGCACGCCCTCTCCGGTGAGCGGGCTGCGCTCCGGCGGCACTACCTCCACGTGCTTTCGCTGGTCGCCGTGTACCGCGCGCTCGATCTGCTGCCGCGATCGCGCCGGTCGGCTTGAAAAGGGGCAGCCCCGAATGGTCCGCGGGGCGCATTTGCTGACGAATTTCTGACGTTGCCTCGTCGCGTCCACTTCACACCCCGCATTACAGTGCTTCCCCTTCCCCTGAGGCGCGAAGCTCGGAGGGGGCGATGGCTCGGGTGCAGGTCCTGGTCGCGGCGGCGGTGGTCGCGTGTTCGGGGCAGGCTTCCCATTTTCGGCTTCAGGTTGCGTCGTCGTCGAGCACCGGAGCCGGTCAGGCCCCGACCGTCACCATGCAGGCGGGGGAGACCCGGCTGGTGCGGTTCATGGTGGTCGGCGAGGTGCCTGAATCCGTCACCTTTTCCGCGACAGGACTTCCATCGTTCGCCAGCCTGACCGGCCCGCTCCTGACGCTTTCGCCGGCGCGGCCGGATGCGGGCGAGACGGTTGTCACAGTCACGGCGAGCGCGGGCTCGGAATCGGCGAGCGCCTCGCTGCGCGTGGTGGTGGAGCGCGGGAACAAGCCGCCCCTATGGCACGCCGGAGTCGGCGACCATTACCTCCTCCGCGATGATGCGCCCTACAATCAGGGCTACCACCACGTCGGCATTTGCCCCGGTCCTTCGTGCACGCTCGTCGGCACGCCGAGGCTCCTCCTCGAGTTGGGCGAGCCTGATGGTGATGCGATCAACGTCGAAGTTGAAGTCGTCGTCCGGGGGCAAGCCTTCTCCCGCAAGGCCACGCATATCGGCCGCAAGGAGCGTGAACCGGGGGCATACAGCCTCTATGAGCTCGAAATGCCCCTGACCGGATTGACGACGGACCAGTCGTATGACTTTGCGATTCGCGTGACGGATGAATTCGGAGCGTCCTACGATATGAAGTCTTCCGACGGTTGGGTGTACGCTTGGGGCCTCCTGCCATTCGAGTTCGATCTGGGTCCCTGCACGACGCACCAGTGCGCGTGCCTTCCCGCCGGCGCATGGGCCGACGGGGCGCCCGAATGCTGCAGCGGTGCCGCCGATCCGGGTGGTTGGTTGCCCGGGTTCGTGGACTGGACCTGTCGTTGACTCGACGAGGGCCCTGCTCTATTGAGACGGGCCCGTGTCGTTGCCCGTCGATGCGCCTTCCACAGCCGTAGGTGAAGCGAAGATCTCCCGGCCGCAGGTCTCGCAGGATCGCATCGCACCTGCGCCCCGCGCGAAGGGCATCGCCTCGCGGATCAGCGCGTTCATGCGCAAGGGGATGGAAGAGGACACCCTGCGCGTCCTCAACCGTCTGGTGCGTCCCGGCGACCACGTACTCGAGGTCACTGCCGGCCCCCATTCCTACGCCCATGCGCTCACGGCGGCGCGGGTGGAGACATTCCACGTCGATGCGACGCGGCTGGCATCCGGCGATCCCGTGGCGGAAATGCTCGGAGCGCACGGGCAGAGCGAACCCTACGACGTCATCTTCCTCCAGGGCATCGTCAGCTACACCAGCGACATCCAGGATCTGCTCACCGCGTTCCGCCCCTGGTGCACGTCCGACACGCGCCTGGTCCTGCTCTCCTACAACGCGCTCTGGCAGCCGTTGCTGCAGCTCGCGAACGCGCTGGGGATGCGCAAGCGTACGCCGGACGAGAACTGGCTCTCCTTCCACGACGTCAACAACCTGCTCCTGCTCGCCGACCTCGACCTGATTGGACACCGCAGGCGGGTCCTGTTGCCTGTGGGAATTCCGCTTCTCACTGCCCTCGCGAACCGGTTCTTTTCCGCGCTTCCCGGGCTCACCTGGTTCGGCCTTTGCGACTGGTACGTAGCGCGCGCCGCCGGCGCTCCCCATCCCGAGGGAAAGGTCTCCGTTGTCGTGCCGGCACGCAACGAAGCAGGGAACATCGCCCGCATCCTCGAGGAGATGCCGAAGATGGGCACCGGCGTGGAGGTGATCTTCGTCGAGGGCGGCTCGACCGACGACACCTGGGAGACGATTGAGCGCGAAAAGCAGCGCTACCGCGGCCACGCGGAGGTGCGGCTCCTGAAGCAGAAGGGCAAGGGAAAGAAGGACGCGTCGTTTCTCGGCTTCGACGAGGCGACCGGCGACTACCTGATGATCTTCGACGGCGACGTCACCGTGCCGCCGGCCGATCTACCCAAGTTCTACGAGGCCGCTCGGTCCGGAAAAGGAGAGTTCATCAACGGCACCCGCCTGGTCTACCCCCTGCACGAAGGGGCGATGCGCTTCCTGAACCTGATCGCGAATCGCTTCTTCGCCATCGCCTTCTCCTTCATCCTCGGCCAGCAGCTCAAAGACACGCTCTGCGGCACCAAGGTCCTCAGCCGGCGGAACTGGCAACGTCTGCTCAGCCTTCGCGCGGAGTTTGCCGGCCGCGACCCGTTCGGCGATTTCGATCTCCTCTTCGGAGCAGCGCGGCTGCAGCTCAAGATCGTCGAGGTGCCGATTCGCTACCAGGCGAGGACCTACGGCACTACCAACATCAGCCGGTTCAGCCATGGCTGGATGCTGCTGAAGATGTGCGTCTGGGGCCTGCGGTCGCTGAAATTCGTCTGAACCTGTCTGCCCCATTCGAGACCTGCATGAGCCTCAGCTCGACACTGGTCTCCGCGCTTGTCTCCGCCTACGGGCGCGCCAATCGATGGGGCGTGTTCCGAAGCGCCGCGGCGCGCGGCCTGTTCGTCCGCTCGTACTTCGCGTACAAGCGCCTCATCGAAGACGCGTTCGCGTCGCTGGTGCGCAAGCGACCCGATCTCTTCGCCGGCGGACACATCATCGACGTCGGAGCGAACGTCGGCTACACGGCGACGGTCTTTGCCCGGGCCGTCTCCCCCGGTTTCCAGGTGTACGCGTTCGAGCCCGAGGCCCGGAACTTCGAGGACCTCGAGCGAACCGTCGCCCGACGGAACATGAAAGGCGTGGTGGTTCCGGTACGGCTTGCCGCCGGCGAGAAGGAAGGCGAGGTGGAGCTCTGGTGCAACGAGGCGCACCACGCCGATCACCGCATCGCCACCGACGCGCTGCGGGCCTCCGGATTACCCGTGAAGAGGACGATCCGGCTCCCGATGGTGAGCGTCGACGGATTCCTCGAGCAGCGTCGGATTGGCGGACCGATCAAGTTCGTCAAGATCGACGTGCAGGGCTACGAGCTCGCCGTGTGCAGGGGAATGGTCGCGACGATGAGCCGCAACCCCGACCTGGTCATCGCGGTGGAGTATTGTCCGGCGGCGATCAAGGAGATCGGAGACGAGCCGGCCACGCTGCCTGCGTTCTTCTCGGGCCGCGGATACGCGATCAGCATCCTGCGCGGCGATGGAGAGCTCCTGCCGGCGGATCCGGTTACCCTCGCCCGGATCATCGCGGAGCGCGGCTACGTCGATCTGCTCTGCACGCTTCCTCACGCGTAGTACCGTTGAACGGTGTAGAAGAGGGCGCTCCCCAGCACCAGCGAGAGGAACGCCGCGAGCCGGAGCTTGATCGGTTCGCCGCTGGAGCCCACCGATCCCCCGGCGATCGCCAGGAACGCCAGCGGCGAGAGGGGAATCAGGTACCTGCCCATCCCTCCGTCGATGACCGGGGCGCCTACCTTGGTCCAGATCAGGTAGTGGTAGCCGAGCACCATCGACCAGGCACTGGCGGCGATGGCGAGCAAGAGCAGCCGGTGCGACGCCTTCAGGATGCCGCGCGGGATGCCGAAGAAGATCGACGAGATCAGCGCCACGAACAGGTACGAGACGATCAGCCAGTGAGGGAGCGCGACGTCGAGCCACCCCAGATTTCCCACGAAAGAGGAGAGATAGAAGCTCCCGTAGACGCGATGCGTGCGCAGCAATACGCCGATCATCCGCAACGGGTCGCCGAGCACGAGAGCCATCTGTTCGGCCGGATTCGAGCCGGCGTGCAAAGCCGGATGGTCCTTGATCGCCAGATCAGTCCAGACGACGGTCGCTGCCAGCTGCAGGGCGACCAGGCCCGCAAGCAGTAGCGCTCGCCGCGGCACGCCCCGCAGCTTTCTCGCCGGGACCAGAAGCAACATCAACGAGAGCACGAAGTAGACCTGCTTGCAGAGCGACAGGAGAAAGGCGAGCAGCACCAGTCGCGCGATCTCGACTCGTCGAAGCGGCGTATCTCCACCAAAAGTGGCGTTCAGGAACGCTGCTACGAGGACGAAGGACAGCCAGTTGGTGACGACGTCCGGAGACGCGGATCCGGCGAGGAAGACGGACATCGGGCTGAGCGCGAGCAGGGCCAGGCCCCACTTGAAGACCGGGGCGATGCGGATTGCGAACCACATCCCCGCAACCCAGCAAAGCAGGTTCGCCATCCGGGCGAGATAGAGCAGCACCAGCGGAGACAGACCTGCCACGCGACCTGCAGCGATGGCCAGTGCCTGCGGCAGGTACGGGATGGGCGCGTATCTGCTCGGAGCGCCAAAATCGATGAACTCGCGATCTTCGGCAGCGAGCGGTTTGGAAAGCTGAGCGAGACGGCTGTCCGGATCGAACTTGCGCTCGGGATGAAACGGAAGCTCCCAGAGTCCCACCGCGTCCTGCATCCGCAAGAAGCTCTTTGGAATCCGGGCGCCGACGAACTGCCTGCCGTCGATGACCCGGATCTCCGGCAGGACGCGGCCCTCGGAGACGGCGAACGCACGAAAGAAATGAGCCGGCTCGTCGGGGGTCTGCAGCGGAGGCGTGAGCAACGCGAATGCCAGTCCTGCGAGTGAACCGGCGACGAGGAGGAACCGCTCGGGACTCAACCATCGCCGCCCGCCGTCGAGCGGTCTGCCGGAGCTTGCTGGCTGCAATTCGCGTCGCAAGACGTCGAACGCAGCGCGACGGGTGGTAGGGATGAGAAGACCGACGGCCAAGCAGAGCACCAAGGCACCGAGCGCAATCCATTGGCGACCGGAATGCGGTGCAGGTTCGATCCAGAGAGCGGACCCGCCGACTTCCATC
Above is a genomic segment from Deltaproteobacteria bacterium containing:
- a CDS encoding glycosyltransferase family 2 protein, which gives rise to MSLPVDAPSTAVGEAKISRPQVSQDRIAPAPRAKGIASRISAFMRKGMEEDTLRVLNRLVRPGDHVLEVTAGPHSYAHALTAARVETFHVDATRLASGDPVAEMLGAHGQSEPYDVIFLQGIVSYTSDIQDLLTAFRPWCTSDTRLVLLSYNALWQPLLQLANALGMRKRTPDENWLSFHDVNNLLLLADLDLIGHRRRVLLPVGIPLLTALANRFFSALPGLTWFGLCDWYVARAAGAPHPEGKVSVVVPARNEAGNIARILEEMPKMGTGVEVIFVEGGSTDDTWETIEREKQRYRGHAEVRLLKQKGKGKKDASFLGFDEATGDYLMIFDGDVTVPPADLPKFYEAARSGKGEFINGTRLVYPLHEGAMRFLNLIANRFFAIAFSFILGQQLKDTLCGTKVLSRRNWQRLLSLRAEFAGRDPFGDFDLLFGAARLQLKIVEVPIRYQARTYGTTNISRFSHGWMLLKMCVWGLRSLKFV
- a CDS encoding FkbM family methyltransferase; protein product: MSLSSTLVSALVSAYGRANRWGVFRSAAARGLFVRSYFAYKRLIEDAFASLVRKRPDLFAGGHIIDVGANVGYTATVFARAVSPGFQVYAFEPEARNFEDLERTVARRNMKGVVVPVRLAAGEKEGEVELWCNEAHHADHRIATDALRASGLPVKRTIRLPMVSVDGFLEQRRIGGPIKFVKIDVQGYELAVCRGMVATMSRNPDLVIAVEYCPAAIKEIGDEPATLPAFFSGRGYAISILRGDGELLPADPVTLARIIAERGYVDLLCTLPHA
- a CDS encoding DUF2142 domain-containing protein, whose amino-acid sequence is MSANGSWRLWLGFVAFLTFARGVLLAGLIPPFNGPDEPAHFDYVQRLGEDLRLPIPKSVCGGYSAENRALTATLNDPIKFRPERPMPPLSAFVAPDPDQPSSRATTGCGPASTYPPLYYAPAAGAYRLARHAPYLQRLFAARLASVGWGVVTACLAFLLGVAWSGRVRDGALLGIIVPAQPMIAHLSAVVNNDAALIACATGAFAAVALLAREGGSRRAYLLLVAATVAGGLSKPLFAFILPVLGVAVALVLGPRRLGSWLRAAAALAPAAVSIVAWSIRARVAENLPSTPHPLSYGEIMAWTMTPDRLYVIWHKTFWMCWGWLDTWIHDDYYRALALSVLLAVVGFALAWRRLDAREHAVAWLAAGGTALVLVALHAMELIIVRKMGMGLIQGRYLLPLFPLQALGLVIGLRALSRRLGAWMDGAWAFAPLLLLIDAAAVARALVRYYA
- a CDS encoding glycosyltransferase produces the protein MKFTVVTPSFNQARYLERTIESVLSQRGDFELEYLVVDGGSSDGSVDILRRYQGRLWWVSEPDRGQSHAINKGLARATGSVLAWLNSDDTYELGALDRVARTFRDTGARWCFGECRIVDEQDREIRRAIRWYKRRLGRQYSLGRLLTKDLVPQPATFFRRDLFLEAGPVDEAYHLAMDYDLWLRFARIAEPAFIPEALATFRWHDTSKSGGRYADAAWEAYGIARRHALSGERAALRRHYLHVLSLVAVYRALDLLPRSRRSA
- a CDS encoding DUF2142 domain-containing protein encodes the protein MRSAAMRRYASGSSRAAWRPRQPGTGACSSTTSESSTTSELLRRGLVRTIAAAVLISIGAGCGTPGFTPRPKLRNPDLISWTNGPSSAPDGWVLGGPGTGTVRTGPALPGGRRFGAIVSATSGDMALYQDVDDAHLAIGHAFKFEAWVRATSPGVAQLTINAGQRLFTSGWHSGSGGWELLTSAGTVPPGVTALRFHAWARNRSEVEVGGFSLWLDPAPDTALRNLDLAAWSGGEDAPPDGWGLGGEGSGAVRRGPRGAPGAAFAAIVAGTRGDVALYQDLGDAHLLAGRRFSFQTWVRTETAEAVQLAVSSGSSRFFSRWHPGDGAWELLIANGAVPKDARTLRVDARARSGSLMEVGGSALWIEPAPHSGRQWIALGALVLCLAVGLLIPTTRRAAFDVLRRELQPASSGRPLDGGRRWLSPERFLLVAGSLAGLAFALLTPPLQTPDEPAHFFRAFAVSEGRVLPEIRVIDGRQFVGARIPKSFLRMQDAVGLWELPFHPERKFDPDSRLAQLSKPLAAEDREFIDFGAPSRYAPIPYLPQALAIAAGRVAGLSPLVLLYLARMANLLCWVAGMWFAIRIAPVFKWGLALLALSPMSVFLAGSASPDVVTNWLSFVLVAAFLNATFGGDTPLRRVEIARLVLLAFLLSLCKQVYFVLSLMLLLVPARKLRGVPRRALLLAGLVALQLAATVVWTDLAIKDHPALHAGSNPAEQMALVLGDPLRMIGVLLRTHRVYGSFYLSSFVGNLGWLDVALPHWLIVSYLFVALISSIFFGIPRGILKASHRLLLLAIAASAWSMVLGYHYLIWTKVGAPVIDGGMGRYLIPLSPLAFLAIAGGSVGSSGEPIKLRLAAFLSLVLGSALFYTVQRYYA